Within the Taeniopygia guttata chromosome 1, bTaeGut7.mat, whole genome shotgun sequence genome, the region ATCAGGCTCTTTAACATGACAAAGAGCCCGGAGGAGCGGGCCGCGGTGAATATTGCGGTCCCGGGCAGGGAATGGCCGGCTATAAAGGCCTGTCTGCGCTGCGGGGCTGCCTCAGCTCGCCGGTGAGACCTGTCCCCGCGGTGGAGGTGACATCTGGCGCTACCCATGTGCGCGCAGCTGGCGCTGCCGCCGTGCCCCGCGTACCCCGGCggggctgcccggggctgcCTGGAGCTCCgctggggcgcggcggggcAGGCGGCACCAGCGCCCGCCGCCGGGCTCTCTCCGGAGGCGGCGGGGAGCAGGCACACAGCAGGTAAGGCCTTGCAGCCAAGCCCTGGAGCTCATCCCCGGGATAGCTCCGCTCCCAGGTCAGGCTCCAACGACTTTCAGCgggtttttccctttccctgccttgGTTTCCTAGTGTGTGCCCTTGTGATGGGCAAGGAGGAGGGGTGACCTTGGCCAGTCACATCACTTTTCCATGCTACTCTTCTTGGGTGACTGCCAAGCGGTTTCCTAAACCTCAAAAGAGTATCGAGGCACTGTCAGGTCTGTGCTCCAGGCTGAAGGGAAGAGTGACAACTTGGTCTTAGGGAAGTTCTTGGTTCTTGGTGCGGGAATGTCTGGGCCTCCTTTGAGTTAAATGCTGTCATGTGTGCCATAGAGAGAAACAGATCCTGGAGATACTTCTGGTGCTATCCCTTACAAACTCCTTGCACCTTTTATGTGCTTGTTAATCATGAGCCAAGGGCCATGGGTGCTGGGAGATCTGCTCCTTTAAATCGAGCATTGTTACTCACACTGATTCTTTCATTTTGCCATTTTCCTCTATTTCCCTCTTCTTTGTGTGCTCTTGTTGCTTTGCCTTTCCCTTTTTATCCAAAAAGTCCCAGGCCTCACCACAGTGACATTTTCTGTTCCTGTCATTCCTCTGGCACTCCAGTGAGGGGCAATAGAAGAGCTAATAAGAGCAGCTTTTCTCCTAGCCTCACATTATGGTCAGCAGGGCAACACCCTAGCAAGGTAAATGGGTGGGAGGAGAgccaggttttggggtgccaCTTGCAAGCTGTCATTTGCTATGGAAAGCTACAGGCTCAGGCAGAATGCCTATGGCTGCTCGGCATGTGGCTACCTGCCATGTAGATTCTCTGTGTGTGCCTGCCTGACAAAGGCAGCGGGTGGATGGACTCCTGTGTGCCCCGCTGGGGTCAGTGTATAGACTGTAACCCCATCTTCAAGCACTCTCTCCTCATACCTCTCTCAGAGAGAGCCCTGTTGTGGAAGTCGAGGCCTACAGATGTCAGGACCTTGTGGGAGTGGGTCTGTCACAGGCTTTCATGTTCATGTCTGTTGCCCTGTTGTGTTTCTCACTTCCTCTCTCCTTTACTCTCTTCTCATGGAGAGGGAGCACTTCTGCCCTGATACATTTCACGGGGCATTCATTGGGATGACAGCCcaagcagcagcctgggggagCTTTAGTTCTACAGCGTCTCACTGTGCTTCCTGTCTAACAGGAGACTCTCCTGTTTTCCAGGCCCATGTTCCCAGCATGTTCATTTTCTCCCTATAAAGTTTTTACTTCACAGCCTGTAGGAGCCAAGCATCCTGTGATACCACACGAAGTTTTAGCTTGCCATGCAGCCCAAGTCACTGATGTTCACCTTCCCGAAGGCTCTGCAGTCTACCCCCATGCACGTAACACCGCAGGCCCTTGCACCTCTTCTGCTGACAGCCTCTTTCTGCTTGCAGACAGAATCCCTTTGCAATCCTCATGGCCTCTCTCCCCAGTGCTGGAAACCTGCCCCACGACACCCCTGGCTGTTCACccagcccttgctgtgggtGGTGTAATCTCCTAGGGATAGCAAATGGCCCAGAGCAGGCAAGCCTTGAGTGGCAGGCACCACAGAGACAGGAATGCCTCTGTAAGGAGAACAACAGGGGGAACACTATCACAGATGTGGCCTCCTTTCTGAGGTCCAACAGGACTCCAAGGCTTTCGAGTGATTGCTTAGTAGACTCTCAGCTTAGGACAGAAGAAGGAAAGGTTTTGTAGGATGGGTGGGAAGCCCATTCCTCCAGGGGACATCAGTACTGGGGAGTGTGTCTCAGCGTCACAGCTCTCAAGGTGACTGGTAAGGAGGCTGGGAGACATTGGTTGGGCTCGGTAGTCAGAAGGTGTGTACTGAAATGGCACTGCCCCATTCACTTCACTTACAGTAGTAGGAGAGGGGATGGACCATGCAGGATAGTTTGCGGAGGAGTagctggaggaggaagggatggGCAGATTCATCATTGTAGTTAGGGGAAAGAGGAGGGACTGGTATCACAGCCCTTCAGTCAGGTTGGCCTGAGAAGATCTCAGCCTCTCTCAGACTCCAGTAATGTGGCATGTGACATTTTCTTATTCCTGCAGCCTGAATGACTTTGCATCTTGGCAGGTTTTGTCTTCACTAGGAGCCCAGATTGTTCAGGAAACTTTACCCTTAGGTCTTTATCTCAACTTTGCCATCAACAGAGATCCCTTAAGACACGTACCAGGACAAATAGGAAGGGGCTTGAATGCCTTCCTCTCCACTCTTGAATTTTGTCCCCTATGTCCCTGGTACAGGACTGCTGCCTCCTTTCACACATCCacctttcctctctctctccttttctgtgTGAAATTTATCTCCTTCTTTATTCTCTCACTAAAAGCCTCTATCAAATAGGTCCTTCCACCTACAGTGTCTCCAGCAGTGGCATGGGCTGTGATGGGAGACAAAGGCAAACAGGACTGATCCAATAGCCAATGTCTGATGTTCTCCACCTGCTGCCCTCACTGAGGGCACCACCTCACTGCCCCACCGCACACCATGGTCAGAGTTTTTTTTGTCTCTATTGAGTGCCTTGGTATTGCTGGGCAGGCAATTCTGGGGAACCCAGAGCTATGCTTGCAGTCATGACAAGGCCTTTTTACACCACAATCAGACTGAAATATTACTGAGGCCATCTGGAGGGGGAGAGCTCACTGTGAGCCAATGTGCATCAAACTCTAGCACCACTCCCTGCCCTGACTTTTCTGCCTGGCAAAAGGGAGTCATGAACATCCCAGAGAGGACTGAGCTGGGAAGCTGCTCGATCTCAGTGCGCTTGTCTGTGCTCACAGATCCATGAAGAAAGGAGGGTCACATGAGCCTTTGCTTCAAGAAAGCTCCTATCTGGTAGGCAAGGAGCTCtagagcaggcagggagcatgCTCATACCCTTACAGCTAAACATTTTGTCTCTTACaccttttctcattttctttttatttatagaaGTATCCCCAGCTTCATCCAGTTCTGGGAATTTCAGCCAATTCACACCAGATTCAGCCACCAGTCCACATTCCTCATCCACGTCCCCACAGCCTACAGCTAAGTCTCAGAAGGGCAGAGAATATGGCGTGGAGGGGATCAGGAAGACCAAGAGCCGGACAGCTTTCTCCAAGGAGCAGCTGCTAACCCTGCACCAGCGCTTCCAGAGCCAGAAGTACCTCAGCCCCCAGCAGATCCGGGAGCTGGCTGTTGCCCTGGGGCTCACCTACAAGCAGGTGAACACAGAGACTTTGACCCAGAGTGTATCGATCTCACAGTGGCTGAGTGGTCACTTAAGGGAGTGCCAGGATGGAAAGATGAGTGCCCAGCAGGGACTGAGGCCAAGGTGCCAGCTAACAGTTGCACCCCTGCTTATTCATGCCCAGAGATCAGAAGCACTTCTGCAGATAGAGGGGTCAGTGGCACCTCATTTGGGCCTCTCAAGTCGGGGGGTCAGTTAAGGGTTCTGTTGCCAACACCAGTAGTAGAATTGCAAACCCAGTGATGAATATGTTGTTCGCCACAAACAGTCTCTACCCTGGGCTTGACAGCACTTCACAGATTGTTTCATGCGCTGTGAACTTCTCAGAAACCCTGGCATGCATCTGTTCTCTGAATCAGGGGCTGCTGCGACATGCTGCAAGCTCTTGCTAGTGTCTCCTGGGTCTTATCTTGTCCAGTATCTAATAATGCTCCACACTCAGCACTGCTTGGCTGCTTGACACGTGCTCCCTCCTCCCGTGGGTGCTGCTAGGTTCACACATCACTGCCCTTTAGGGTCTCTGCTGATCTCCAGCTAGGCTGCGTGTAGTGAAATTATGCTGCCTCTAATGATGCCTTCCTAAAGCAGGGGGGGCTGGGCAATGGAGCACAAGAGCTTGCCGTTATATGTCCAAAATCTTCCTGAAATTTGAATCTCAGAGCTAGGCATGATGGCTGGGATGCCCTGGGACTAAAAAGGTTATACGTGCACTGTAAATGCACACATACAGCACACACTAAACTGGTTCTGTCAGGAACAAGGCAGGTGGGACTGTCTGCTCTTTCCTTCAATCCACATCCCTGCAAAGGCTGCTTTCACAGTGCAGACACAGCCCGGGGGGAAATGGCCCTGGAATTCGCCCCAGCAAGGAGCTTTGAATTTGGGAACTGCTGGGCACAAGGAGCAGGTCTGTCCCTTCTCTGTTCGCAAGTATGCAGAAACAGTGTCTTAGAAGTTTGACTGTAGTGCAGGGGGCTTGTAGAGGTGCTGGTGGATCTGATTTACACCAGTCATTCACCTCCCTGTTTGGAATGAGTCGATTCATCCCAACTATCACTGTCTCTTGACATggagccgccccctcccccaTCACACAGTTGCACTAGCCACCTGCTGAGGCTGCTAGACAGACCTCTCCCCTTGGCAACACCCCCCCAGGAGTTCTGAAAGGCTTTTATCTGCTGCTGCCCATGTATCTCTGCCGTCTGGTCACTTCCTCTGGTTCTTCCTGCTTGTGAATTTGGTTACATTTGttcttccctctcctttgctgacattttctctgctttcccttccccttcgAGGTGAAGACTTGGTTCCAGAACCGGAGGATGAAGCTGAAAAGGTGCCAGAAGCAGAGCCTGTGGAGCGAACGTGCTCAGTGTCTCACACAAGTAAGAACACAGCACATGGCTCATCATGGCTCTTCTGTCCCATATTTCCTCCATGGGGGCAACTTAATCATATGAGTGTGAGTGTACCTGGCCTTCTGGTTTGctcagcacagaggcacagactTGGCACCACACCATGTGTACTGGTGGTAGTCCAGCAGTGGGCTGGCTGTACCACGGAaatgtttccagggaaaagctgTTTTACTCTTATGTAtctatgaatatatatatatatatgattatCCACCCCTGAGCTGTGGGAACGGACACAGttcttcttgccctccatgccATTGCCACTGGTCAGTAGACAATATGAAATGTGAAGGGACAGAGCCCCAGTACATGTCAGGCCTCTGGACACCAGTGGAGAAGTTATGTGTTCTGACTCTCCGCTTTTCCCTTTCAGAGTGGCTTCCAGAGCGGTACCTACCTGGACGTgcaccccaaattccaccaggGCTACCCCATTGCCACAGCTGGCAACATCCAAACCGTGCCTGCTCCCTGTCAGCACTATGGAGCAGGGCAGAACGCATACACAATCGTGACCAGCGAGGATGGAGGAGTCTTTGGCAAAGGCAGTGTCCAGCAGACAGTGGGCTTCATTGCCCAGCACAAAGTAGACTTTTATCACAGCTATCCTGGTAGTGTGGAATATCCAGGCTCAAAGACAGGTGATGGCTGTAATTTTCACCACTCAGCCACTATGGGGGCTCCTTTCCCAACTGCTGCCAGCCATCATCTTTATCATTCCTAAGCACTGTGGATGTGGGGTACTTGGGCAGCCAGGAATCAAATCTTATTCTCATCTCTCCCTTTGTTATTGGTGTGTTGGCCACCTCAGGGACACCTCATAGCTAAAACCTGTTTTGGCATCCAGATGTGTGCCTGCAGACATGCAGCTGTGCAGAGACCCATTTGcccaggcacacacacacagagcccttCATTTCTGTGCTGTACACGTGCACACACACATTCCTTTCTTGATTGGCACAGACAACCAAGCTCCCTGACAGCAAAGCCCAAGATCTGGCTACCCAGTTTATGCCCTGGATCTTCAACTTGTCTAAGGGGACGCACAGATTCCTTTGGGAATCTCCATGTATCACTGTACAGTTGTGTGTACATAATACCTGAAGCCAGGGGCTTGTGGAGAGGTGCTGGTCACGTACCTTTAACTGAAGTTGGAGAAGTTACTGCCACGTGCCAGTTATTCATTTGAAGTGTAAACCATCAGTTCTGTATATCAGCCATGAGGTGAAGTGATGAAGTGTCTAATGAAGGGAGTTGTGACAAGTAGCTTGCAGAAAGGCTGGTAAGATGAT harbors:
- the LOC100227862 gene encoding homeobox protein NANOG, whose protein sequence is MCAQLALPPCPAYPGGAARGCLELRWGAAGQAAPAPAAGLSPEAAGSRHTAEVSPASSSSGNFSQFTPDSATSPHSSSTSPQPTAKSQKGREYGVEGIRKTKSRTAFSKEQLLTLHQRFQSQKYLSPQQIRELAVALGLTYKQVKTWFQNRRMKLKRCQKQSLWSERAQCLTQSGFQSGTYLDVHPKFHQGYPIATAGNIQTVPAPCQHYGAGQNAYTIVTSEDGGVFGKGSVQQTVGFIAQHKVDFYHSYPGSVEYPGSKTGDGCNFHHSATMGAPFPTAASHHLYHS